DNA sequence from the Penicillium psychrofluorescens genome assembly, chromosome: 3 genome:
GATAATAATCCAGCCTCCAATAAACATGCACTTTCGACGACCGAGCCTATCGGAAATCACAGCACTGAACGGAGTCGCGACCATATTTCCGCTAAAACCAACATTGTCAGCGAGTGCCCTGGTCGGCACTGGTCACAAGGATACATACACGGTGTACATGGAAGTAGCAACGGAAACTTTCTCGCCAGTCATGCCGATGGGGATGACTTTCTGGAAGTGCTTCATAGCCATGATTGAGGACATCAGCGAGCCTGCAATTACCGTGTCAGCAGCAGATGACACCGGGTCAGTTCTAACCACCCACCATCATATCCGTTGGCACAAGCGCACAGGAACGCAACAAAGATTGCAACTAGAAGAGGAAACCGTCGAATTAGCAAAGCTCGTCACTTGGCGGAAGTAACTGTTCGCGCAGCTCGCGTCTGTGGAAAGAACTTACAGTAAAGATGGATTGAGTCCTTGCTCCAGGGTTCGATTTTTGTCTCCTCCAGGGCAGCGTACAGCTCGGCCTAGAATGCCATGAGGATGTTAGTTGACTCATTATAAGATGGCTCAaaaaggacgaggaagactGACACTGTGGACCTCCTTAGTCGTAGCTCCTTCGCGCTTAGCGGTCTCGCCGTAGCCGGCAATGACCCGAGGTGTCTCCTCATGGGCCGTCGAGATGCCATGCACCTCCTCTTGGGCCTTGACGTCCGACATGGTAGTCCTGAGTTCCGTCAAAAAAGGTAAGATATCCTGTTGGCGACGAGATGAAGCTCAGCACGAGGCACAGAGGATCTGCATGGTGGGACAGGATGTGGTTCTTATAATCCGAGGAACAAGCTCGTGAGACTGGGGTCTGCGACCGCCGTCAGGGATTCTAGATTTCAGTGTACTGAATTGATCTCTACAGTGAGATTGCCTTGTGACCCTCGGGCCGCCTAACTGGCCAACAggaagctcaaggccaaTTGCAGGTACGGACCACCCTCCGATCAGAATCGGGCACTTACCCTGTTTGTTTGCCAAGCATTACTCTTATATTCAATTCAAAAGGATCAAGGCCCGTTGACATGGCTATTCGGGCCTGTGATCCGGCTTGGAAACTCTAGTATCAGGTGAAATCCGAGCCCCTGTACCCCTTGATTCCCGTTTGGATTGCTTGAAATATGTAAGTGGATCTGAATACAGAGTCACATAGCCTTTAGGTTAGCTACTAATGAATAATTCATAAGGTGTACAAACTAAAGGCGGGATCAACAACAGGAAATTCGGGTCACACGCTACATAATTTAGGGCTGAACCCATGCCTCAGCTGGTCGACTCCCACCCCTGATTGGTCCATATCCCTCGGCGAGAATAATCATTTTGGCCCAATCTCCGCATTTTTCGAATCTGGGGATTAGCGTCTTCCTGGAGCCGTCCCAAAGCGGAAGCGGTGGTAAGTACGGAGGTTGCTCCGCGCCGGATGATCCACGGATCACGGAGCCCTGGGGGGCTTCCCCAGACTGAGCTATGCTCCTTCGAGCCAAGCCAGCCGTACCTCTAGTTTCCTGGCATCTCGCTTCCACTCCCAGGGCTGATTTTCGGCCCGAGTGCTCCCGCATTGTCCTTCAGAATACGGCCGCCACACCATGGGCACCCGATGCTATGATTGATTGAGCTCGTGCGTTAGTTCACCACCCAGGAATGAAGTGCCGGTGCGTGCAGTCCAGCTCAGGACTGTTCGCTTTGGCGACGGAGACACGGACCATGAACTCAGCTCAAACCTTGCCGGTACATCAGATAGGACAAAAGATTCGCTTTGATGAAGGGGGTGAATCCTGTCGGTTAGAATCTTTGGTCTTGGCTCTTTCCTACTGTCATGTCTGGAGGAATCGATGTGGCTCTTAGCAGCGCTTAGAACTTTTGGTTATTGACCAGGATCTTGTGTCAGGGATTTCATTGCCATGCAAGGGGGAAGGGCTGATTCCTTGCCAAGGCGCTCTAGATGGTTGCAGGATGATCCGAACATTATTTGTCCACAGCTAATAGTGCATTACCGTAAGATGCAAGATGCATCGAGTAACAGAGGACCTATACACTCTCTGCACGAGAAAAAGCCGCGATTTTACCATTAAATGCCGCATGATCTCCACATGCATCGGTTCTCGCAAGCCAAGTGCCACCGCATGCATGGCTGATGGTGCACATACCACTTAACGAGGTGCTGGATTTAGCAGTGCAATAATTTATTTAACACGTGGACAAACTGAGGCTCATGTTCAGAGATAGTTGACATGTTGACTAGTTTAGCCCTGAACGACCTGGCTGACTCGGTACTCCACCACTGTCGGCTTCCCAGTCCGTACGACGAACCGGCCCTGTCCGACGAAGACCCGGTTCTCCAGCTCGTGATACCGGTCGTCACCAGTCTACAAAAGAATCAGGGTCAGTTCTTACAATCCTTCCGTGAGAAAATCTTTTCCTTACCTCGAAAGTGAAATGAGTGACTGCAGAACAAATCGGGTTAGCGTGGATGATAATAGTAACACAGGGAGGGGAACGTACAAATGTTACCGAAGGGTGTCGGCCCAACCTCCGCCTTGCCCCCTAGGACGGCCTTTTCGACGGGGCTGAGGGTGAGAACACCGGTGTAGTGAAGATAGAGAAGCTGTTATGTGATCAGCTCTCAGTATCTGGGACAACCTGTGATATGTAATACATACGGCACCATCCTGAGTTCTAGAGTCAAAACACGTTAGATACCCTGTCCAGGAGAAAAGTCAGAGCTTCAACATACTTGAGAACCGAGTGGGCATCCAGCCGGGCGTGGTTTGTATCCGGGTCCATATGGATGTAGTCATTGCCGACACCGACAAAATCGGCATCGATGCCCGGAGCGAACCCGGAAGCACTCTTGACCGTCCCTTTCGTCATCGGCACCACCATGAGGGGGTTGGTGCGTGAGGCACTGCCTGCATCGGGGGATCAGTGTTGTTCTACGTGTTTATTCGGGCCTTCTGAAACACACCGACGTCTAGTGCTTCGCCGATTTCGACCTAGAAGTGGTCAGCCCCATCACCCAACTCCTCTAAGAGGCAGGCACCCTTACCTCGACCGTAAAAGCCTGCTGGAGAGCGGGGAATTCAGCCATGTTGACCGTATACAAAGTTAGTTAGTCCAGTGTCAAGAGGACCTCGGGGGAAAATCGGCCATAGGGCGGCATGTCACGTGCCTCCCCTCCATCAATCAGGGCGCGAAGTCACCCCCCGTGCACCGCATCAGATCACCCCGAACGGGAGGATGCGTCGATCTGGGGAAACATGGCCGTCACGCACAACCATAAATCCCCTGCACACATCCAACACAAATAGGGGTTCGGTTCTTCTCTCCCTGGTTCTTGCCAGGACAATCCTAAACACCCTCCCTCTACATGATTGGCTAGCCGTGTGGCCCTTGATCGGCTGAGTGACGTGAGTCTCGGCCCGCGATAAGATCAACTTTTCATCTTCTGTTTTTCATCCATGCGCGCACCGGCTAGGAGGCAACATGCAGTCGATCAAAGTGCTGCTGGGCCTCTTGGCTAGTGTCTCTGCCATCCCCTTCCAACAGCAACCACTAGGGGTGGTGAGCGACCCGTCGGAGGGAGTTCCGGATGCGACAGAGCCCCAGACAGCCAGATCGCCAAGACCTCTGCATGGCAGGTTCTTGCACATTACGGGTAAGCAGGAATCAGATCCGGCTGTCGTTCTCTATGCTAACCTGATCTCTCCTAGATTTCCATCCCGACCGGCACTACAAGGCCGGAACGTCGATCGACCGTAGTTCGTGCCACAGCGGCAAGGGGTCAGCAGGATATTTCGGGACGGAGGGGAGCGACTGTGATTCCCCGTTGTCACTGGTTAACGAGACCTTCCGATGGATCGAGGCGAATCTGAAGGATCAAATTGACTTTGTGATCTGGACGGGCGACTCGGCTCGGCACGACAATGACGAAGAGAACCCTCGGACACCCGATGAAGTGGTGCAACTGAATGAATTCATGGCACAGAAATGGATCGACTTGTTCAGCCAACAACCAGATGCGCAGGTCAGCAAGAGTGAGCCCCGGCTGTCCGTCCCCGTGGTGCCAACGTTCGGCAACAACGACATCATGCCACACAACATCTTTAAGAGTGGCCCGAATCGGTGGACAAAGCGATTTGCTCAAGTGTGGGATAAGTTTATTCCCGAGGATCAGCGCCATACCTTTGTGGAAGGTGGTTGGTTCACGACCGAGGTCATCCCGGGCCAACTGGCCGTCATCAGCCTGAACACGATGTACTTCTTCGAGTCCAACAACGCCGTCGACGGCTGCAAAGACAAGTCGGAGCCGGGGTATGAACATATGGAATGGCTGCGGGTGCAGCTGAAACTGCTGCGGAGCCGCAAGATGAAGgccatcctcatcggccATGTGCCCCCTGCGCGGTCCAGCTCAAAATGCAACTGGGATGAGACGTGCTGGCAGAAATACGCATTGTGGCTGCATAATTACCGCGACGTCGTCGTGGGCAGTCTCTACGGCCATATGAATGTCGATCACTTCATGCTGCAGGACAGCCACGACATCGATATCGATTCGAAGGGAATCAAGAAATCCTCCGACGGCCGAGTGTCGATCTCGTCCAAGGAGGACTACCTAGTCAGCCTTCGCGAGCAGTGGGCCGATCTGCCATCTCCCCCCTCGGGGGTCTTTGAGATCGAGGACAACCAACCGGGCGAAATGGAGACGGCgaaaaagagcaagaagcaaaagaagaaagaaaagaagaggaagaagttccTCAAAAAGATCGGGGGCCCTTGGGCCGAACGATATAGTGTGTCGCTGGTCGCACCGAGTCTGGTCCCCAATTACTTCCCAACCCTCCGAGTGATCGACTACAACATCACCGGTGTGGAAGACTTCATGCCTGAAGTGGATAGTGAAATCCGAGACGATTTTGCTTCCGACGCCGATGCTCATTTCGACCCGGGCGACCAAGAATTTCTGGAGGTACGATCCGATGCCCCGGAACCacaaaggaagaagaaggcgaagaaggccaagaagacgaagaagaagaaaaagaaatctTCATTTAAGATACCGGAGCCGCCATCATCTACAAGTCTTCCAGGCCCGGCCCACTCCAACCAGCCGTTCTCCCTCCTCGGCTTGACTCAATACTACGCCAATCTGACCCGGATCAACGAAGAGGCCGAGTCGAGTGTATCCGACAAGGGCCCGAAAGTCAACTTCGAGATCGAATATTGCACAGACGATGACCTCTACGAGATGAAGGATCTCACGGTGCGCAGTTGGTTCCAGCTTGCTACGACAATTGCCGATGAAGAGAATACCAAGAGCGTTGACTCGGGTGGACTAGAGGTCACGAAAAAGCGCAAGAATGATGTCTGGCGCGCATTCCTCACGCGAGCGTTTGTGGGGTACGTGGACATTGATGAATTAGACGACCTTGCTTGAATCAAATTACGCATTTAGATGGatagtttttttttttcccgtGTATCTAACCGGATCAACCAGTCAAGTCAAACAATTCGATTGTTGTCCGGGATCACATCATTGTAGCGGTGTATGTACCTGGCCCGCTCGGATCCTGCGGTCCCACCGTGACAGGTCGAGATTCCACCGCATCTTTCGCAAGGTCGCCTAACTATACCGAGTCGATTTGCCAGGTACACACCGACCGATCCTCCCCAGCCTCGATCCGTCCTGGATGTATTGCCAACCCAACCGACGCCGGGCGATCGCAATGCCCAACCGCGTCGAGAATTCTCCCCCGGGAGGCATGAAATGACATGACAGCCACTGCCACGCTGGCAGTCCGTGCTCATCATCGCTAGGGAAATTTTCTTTCACGCTTAATCCAGATCGGCCAACGCAGTGATTGGGCGCCAATCCCCGCCGCGCTGCCACGTAGCGATGAACCGCGCCTG
Encoded proteins:
- a CDS encoding uncharacterized protein (ID:PFLUO_005218-T1.cds;~source:funannotate); the encoded protein is MAEFPALQQAFTVEVEIGEALDVGSASRTNPLMVVPMTKGTVKSASGFAPGIDADFVGVGNDYIHMDPDTNHARLDAHSVLKTQDGALLYLHYTGVLTLSPVEKAVLGGKAEVGPTPFGNIFTHFTFETGDDRYHELENRVFVGQGRFVVRTGKPTVVEYRVSQVVQG
- a CDS encoding uncharacterized protein (ID:PFLUO_005219-T1.cds;~source:funannotate), whose amino-acid sequence is MQSIKVLLGLLASVSAIPFQQQPLGVVSDPSEGVPDATEPQTARSPRPLHGRFLHITDFHPDRHYKAGTSIDRSSCHSGKGSAGYFGTEGSDCDSPLSLVNETFRWIEANLKDQIDFVIWTGDSARHDNDEENPRTPDEVVQLNEFMAQKWIDLFSQQPDAQVSKSEPRLSVPVVPTFGNNDIMPHNIFKSGPNRWTKRFAQVWDKFIPEDQRHTFVEGGWFTTEVIPGQLAVISLNTMYFFESNNAVDGCKDKSEPGYEHMEWLRVQLKLLRSRKMKAILIGHVPPARSSSKCNWDETCWQKYALWLHNYRDVVVGSLYGHMNVDHFMLQDSHDIDIDSKGIKKSSDGRVSISSKEDYLVSLREQWADLPSPPSGVFEIEDNQPGEMETAKKSKKQKKKEKKRKKFLKKIGGPWAERYSVSLVAPSLVPNYFPTLRVIDYNITGVEDFMPEVDSEIRDDFASDADAHFDPGDQEFLEVRSDAPEPQRKKKAKKAKKTKKKKKKSSFKIPEPPSSTSLPGPAHSNQPFSLLGLTQYYANLTRINEEAESSVSDKGPKVNFEIEYCTDDDLYEMKDLTVRSWFQLATTIADEENTKSVDSGGLEVTKKRKNDVWRAFLTRAFVGYVDIDELDDLA